In a genomic window of Echeneis naucrates chromosome 4, fEcheNa1.1, whole genome shotgun sequence:
- the hmg20b gene encoding SWI/SNF-related matrix-associated actin-dependent regulator of chromatin subfamily E member 1-related — translation MGGIKQEQSDASQQLRASHSGDQPQEEPKKRGWPKGKKRKKVLPNGPKAPVTGYVRFLNERREHMRARYPDLPFPEITKRLGAEWTRLAPNDKQRYLDEAEREKMQYAQELKEYQQTEAYQITSAKIQDKRIKKEDAPSVIISTSSGSSLPKASELSNRFDIPIFTEEFLDQNKAREAELRRLRKANIEFEEQNAVLQRHIKDMYNAKERLEAELGQDEKRTQALQQHLLAIKHTLVNSLSTVPLPGTGETASLGNLDSYLSRLSGVLEGNPHKHRALLSQLCEVLSHLDSEKL, via the exons ATGGGAGGGATCAAACAGGAGCAGAGTGATGCATCGCAGCAGCTCAGAGCTTCACATTCAGGGGATCAGCCACAAGAAGAG cCTAAAAAGAGAGGTTGGCCGaagggaaagaagagaaagaaggtgCTACCAAATGGTCCCAAGGCACCAGTTACAGGATATGTCCGCTTCCTGAATGAACGACGGGAACATATGCGGGCCAGATACCCCGACTTACCTTTTCCAGAGATCACCAAGAGACTTGGAGCAGAATGGACAAGATTAGCTCCAAATGACAAACAG CGCTATCTAGATGAGGCAGAGCGGGAGAAAATGCAGTATGCACAGGAGCTAAAGGAATACCAACAGACTGAGGCCTATCAGATCACCAGTGCTAAGATACAAGACAAAAGGATCAAGAAAG aagaTGCTCCATCTGTCATCATCAGTACTAGTTCAGGGTCATCTCTACCAAAG GCATCTGAGCTGTCAAACAGATTTGACATCCCTatcttcactgaggagtttctTGATCAAAACAAAG CTCGAGAGGCAGAGTTGCGACGGCTCCGTAAGGCCAACATTGAGTTTGAGGAGCAGAATGCAGTATTACAGCGGCATATAAAGGACATGTACAATGCTAAGGAGCGCCTTGAGGCTGAACTGGGGCAGGACGAGAAACGCACTCAGGCTCTTCAACAACATTTGTTGGCtattaaacacacactggtCAACAGTCTCTCTACAGTCCCACTGCCAG GTACAGGTGAGACAGCCTCTCTTGGGAACTTGGACTCATACCTGAGTCGCCTCAGTGGAGTACTGGAGGGAAACCCCCATAAGCACCGCGCTCTGCTCAGCCAGCTCTGTGAGGTCCTCTCTCATCTTGACAG TGAGAAGTTATGA
- the LOC115042251 gene encoding elongation factor 2-like — MVNFTVDQIRAIMDKKANIRNMSVIAHVDHGKSTLTDSLVSKAGIIASARAGETRFTDTRKDEQERCITIKSTAISMYYELSENDLAFIKQTKDGSGFLINLIDSPGHVDFSSEVTAALRVTDGALVVVDCVSGVCVQTETVLRQAICERIKPVLMMNKMDRALLELQLEPEDLYQTFQRIVENVNVIICTYGEEDGPMGNIMVDPVIGTVGFGSGLHGWAFTLKQFAEMYAAKFAAKGNTQMTPAERCKKVEDMMKKLWGDRYYDVDTGKFSKSVSGPDGKRYSRTFVALILDPIFKVFDAIMNFKKEETAKLIQKLEIKLDAEDKDKEGKPLLKAVMRRWLPAGEALLQMITIHLPSPVTAQKYRCELLYEGPGDDDAAMGIKNCDPKAPLMMYISKMVPTSDKGRFYAFGRVFSGSVSTGLKVRIMGPNFVPGKKDDLYLKPIQRTILMMGRYVEPIEDVPCGNIVGLVGVDQFLVKTGTITTYEQAHNMRVMKFSVSPVVRVAVEAKNPADLPKLVEGLKRLSKSDPMVQCIIEESGEHIVAGAGELHLEICLKDLEEDHACIPLKKSEPVVSYRETVSSESSVMCLSKSPNKHNRLFMKARPFEDGLAEDIEKGEVSARQELKTRARYLADKYEWDVTEARKIWCFGPDGNGPNLLVDVTKGVQYLSEIKDSVVAGFQWAVKEGVLCEENMRAIRFDIHDVTLHTDAIHRGGGQIIPTARRALYACELTAEPRLMEPVYLVEIQCPEVAMGGIYGVLTKRRGHVFEESSVLGTPMRVIKAYLPVMESFGFTADLRSNTGGQAFPQCVFDHWQILPGNPMEAASKPGIVVMETRKRKGLKEGVPALDNYLDKL, encoded by the exons ATG GTGAACTTTACCGTAGACCAGATCCGTGCCATCATGGACAAAAAGGCCAACATCCGTAACATGTCTGTGATTGCGCACGTTGACCATGGAAAGTCAACTCTGACAGACTCGCTGGTGTCGAAGGCTGGCATCATTGCCTCAGCCCGTGCTGGAGAGACCCGTTTCACAGACACTCGTAAAGATGAACAGGAACGTTGCATTACCATCAAGTCCAC TGCCATTTCCATGTACTACGAGCTGAGTGAAAATGACTTGGCCTTCATCAAGCAGACCAAGGATGGTTCTGGCTTCTTGATCAACCTGATTGATTCACCTGGGCACGTTGACTTCTCCTCTGAAGTGACTGCTGCTCTCCGTGTAACTGATGGAGCCCTGGTTGTTGTGGACTGTGTGTCAG gtgtgtgtgtgcaaaccgAGACTGTGCTCCGTCAGGCCATCTGTGAACGTATCAAGCCAGTCCTGATGATGAACAAGATGGACCGTGCCTTGTTGGAGTTGCAGCTGGAACCAGAAGACCTTTACCAGACGTTCCAGCGTATTGTTGAGAATGTTAACGTCATCATCTGCACTTATGGAGAAGAAGATGGACCTATGGGTAACATCATG GTTGATCCAGTTATTGGTACTGTTGGCTTTGGTTCTGGACTCCATGGCTGGGCTTTCACCCTGAAGCAGTTTGCTGAGATGTATGCAGCCAAGTTTGCTGCCAAGGGCAACACCCAGATGACACCAGCTGAGCGTTGCAAGAAGGTGGAAGACATGATGAAGAAACTGTGGGGTGACAG GTACTATGATGTAGACACTGGAAAATTCAGCAAGAGTGTTAGTGGTCCTGATGGCAAGAGGTACTCCCGCACCTTTGTTGCTCTCATCTTGGACCCCATCTTCAAG gTATTTGATGCCATCATGAACTTCAAAAAGGAGGAAACTGCAAAACTGATCCAGAAGCTGGAAATCAAGCTGGATGCTGAGGACAAGGATAAAGAGGGTAAACCTCTTCTGAAGGCTGTCATGCGTCGCTGGCTGCCTGCTGGTGAAGCCCTTCTGCAAATGATCACTATCCACCTGCCTTCCCCTGTCACTGCCCAGAAGTACCGTTGCGAGCTCCTCTATGAAGGCCCTGGAGATGATGACGCTGCAATGG GTATCAAGAACTGTGACCCCAAGGCTCCCTTGATGATGTACATCTCAAAGATGGTACCCACCAGTGACAAGGGTCGTTTCTATGCATTTGGTCGTGTGTTCTCTGGGTCTGTCTCTACTGGACTGAAAGTGCGCATCATGGGACCAAACTTTGTCCCCGGAAAGAAGGACGACCTCTACTTGAAGCCAATTCAGAG GACCATTCTGATGATGGGCCGTTATGTTGAGCCCATTGAAGATGTGCCATGTGGTAACATCGTGGGTCTGGTTGGTGTGGACCAGTTCCTTGTCAAGACCGGAACAATCACCACCTATGAGCAGGCACACAACATGAGAGTCATGAAGTTCAGTGTCAGCCCTGTGGTCAGAGTTGCTGTGGAGGCCAAAAACCCTGCTGACCTGCCCAAGCTGGTGGAGGGTTTGAAGCGTCTGTCCAAGTCTGATCCTATGGTGCAGTGTATCATTGAGGAGTCTGGAGAGCACATTGttgctggagctggagagctgCATCTGGAGATCTGTTTGAAAGATCTGGAAGAGGACCATGCTTGCATCCCACTCAAG aaatCGGAACCTGTGGTGTCCTACAGAGAGACCGTCAGTTCAGAGTCCAGTGTCATGTGTCTGTCAAAGTCACCCAACAAGCACAACCGTCTTTTCATGAAGGCCCGTCCCTTCGAAGATGGTCTGGCAGAGGACATCGAGAAAGGTGAGGTTTCTGCTCGTCAGGAGTTGAAGACCCGTGCCCGTTACCTTGCTGACAAGTATGAGTGGGACGTCACTGAGGCCAGAAAGATCTGGTGCTTCGGACCTGATGGAAATGGTCCCAACCTGCTGGTGGATGTTACCAAAGGAGTGCAGTATCTTAGTGAGATCAAGGACAGCGTTGTGGCCGGCTTCCAGTGGGCAGTCAAGGAG gGTGTCCTCTGTGAGGAGAACATGCGTGCCATCCGCTTTGACATCCATGATGTGACCCTGCACACAGACGCTATTCATCGTGGTGGTGGACAGATTATTCCCACAGCCCGTAGAGCTCTGTATGCCTGTGAGTTGACAGCTGAGCCCAGGCTAATGGAACCCGTCTATTTGGTGGAGATCCAG TGTCCTGAAGTTGCAATGGGTGGAATCTATGGTGTGTTGACCAAGAGGCGTGGTCATGTGTTTGAGGAGTCCAGTGTCCTGGGAACACCAATGCGTGTCATCAAGGCCTACCTGCCTGTCATGGAGTCATTTG GTTTCACAGCTGACCTGCGTTCCAACACCGGTGGCCAGGCCTTCCCACAGTGCGTATTCGACCACTGGCAGATCCTGCCAGGAAATCCAATGGAAGCTGCAAGCAAGCCTGGTattgttgtcatggagacacGTAAACGTAAGGGTCTCAAAGAAGGTGTCCCAGCCTTGGACAACTACCTGGACAAATTGTAA